From one Bradyrhizobium sp. Ash2021 genomic stretch:
- a CDS encoding ABC transporter ATP-binding protein, with protein MNSAKPTCALEISHLRKSFGGLVATHDVSLAIRPGERRLIIGPNGAGKTTLFNQITGDLQSTAGQIRLFGVDVTQLTPYRRAHLGLARTYQIITLFDRDTLEHNVTLGLLGLRPSRWQMWRPVSYYGDLSTEARRILDAVGLLHLADSLVSDLAYGEKRRVELAMALAQKPRVLLLDEPLAGLSNAERATVKALIAAIPRETAVVMIEHDMDTALDLAETVTLLNYGRVIVDGERDAVVADPKTREVYLGV; from the coding sequence ATGAATTCCGCGAAACCGACCTGTGCGCTCGAGATCAGCCATCTCAGAAAATCGTTCGGCGGACTGGTTGCCACGCACGACGTCTCGCTCGCGATCCGGCCGGGTGAACGCCGCCTGATCATCGGCCCGAACGGCGCCGGCAAGACAACCCTGTTCAACCAGATCACCGGTGACCTGCAGTCGACTGCGGGACAGATAAGATTGTTCGGTGTCGACGTTACGCAACTGACACCCTACCGGCGCGCGCATCTCGGATTGGCGCGCACCTACCAGATTATCACGCTGTTCGATCGCGACACGCTGGAGCACAATGTCACGCTCGGCCTGCTCGGCCTGCGGCCGTCGCGCTGGCAGATGTGGCGTCCAGTATCTTATTACGGCGATCTTTCGACCGAAGCCCGACGCATTCTGGATGCGGTCGGGCTGCTGCATCTGGCAGACAGCCTGGTTTCCGACCTTGCTTACGGCGAAAAACGCCGCGTCGAACTGGCGATGGCGCTTGCGCAAAAGCCCCGCGTGCTGCTGCTGGACGAGCCGCTGGCGGGGTTGTCCAATGCCGAGCGAGCTACCGTGAAAGCGCTGATCGCGGCGATCCCGCGCGAAACTGCGGTCGTCATGATCGAACACGACATGGATACCGCGCTCGACCTTGCGGAGACCGTGACGCTGTTGAATTACGGCCGGGTCATCGTTGATGGCGAGCGTGACGCCGTGGTCGCGGACCCCAAAACGCGTGAGGTGTATCTTGGCGTCTGA